A stretch of the Malus sylvestris chromosome 10, drMalSylv7.2, whole genome shotgun sequence genome encodes the following:
- the LOC126584409 gene encoding uncharacterized protein LOC126584409 codes for MQLLQWLFRVKVGQEGEEISSSTNKKATTNDQEVKPNYVIVFRRGSVGVYRKSKGVEESKLGSKKFKTFTFLCRKDVTTACFYSTLQLKRLSSINRRQARQHWIQSMKIMKKDDIAGGLGISSTKADSANVGNKVLPVTDSTLSTSTSTNEQCGTSEKKETLKGDRTKTLSRMKELLRWAAAAKSEKGGKYFARKIMQFRNRATLKAVAYDDRLSNDLPKISFRWDLESCSTTSSAYTALSTASSLKNDQIISLPSLNSTKFQHLVDLELKKENWITSDSEFVVLEL; via the exons ATGCAG CTTCTTCAATGGCTATTTAGAGTCAAAGTTGGACAAGAAGGGGAGGAGATTTCTAGTTCTACCAACAAGAAAGCAACAACTAATG ATCAAGAAGTTAAACCAAATTATGTAATCGTCTTTAGGCGCGGCAGCGTTGGTGTTTATCGAAAATCAAAAGGAGTTGAAGAAAGCAAATTGGGTAGCAAGAAGTTCAAGACATTTACATTTCTATGTCGAAAAGATGTGACAACTGCTTGCTTTTATAGCACTCTTCAGCTGAAGAGACTTAGTAGCATAAACAGAAGGCAGGCAAGGCAGCACTGGATTCAATCTATGAAGATCATGAAGAAAGACGATATTGCAGGAGGTCTAGGAATTAGTAGCACCAAGGCGGATTCGGCGAATGTAGGCAACAAGGTTTTACCGGTGACTGATTCAACGTTATCAACCTCAACGAGCACAAATGAACAATGTGGCACGTCAGAGAAGAAAGAAACGCTTAAAGGGGACAGAACCAAAACCCTGTCAAGAATGAAGGAGCTTCTGAGATGGGCTGCTGCTGCAAAATCAGAAAAGGGTGGAAAATACTTTGCTCGAAAg ATTATGCAATTTCGAAACCGGGCAACTCTGAAAGCGGTAGCATATGATGATCGACTAAGCAACGATTTGCCGAAGATCAGCTTCAGATGGGATTTGGAGAGCTGCTCCACCACATCCTCTGCCTATACAGCACTTTCAACAGCATCTTCACTCAAGAATGATCAGATCATAAGCCTTCCATCTTTGAATTCgacaaaatttcaacacctGGTTGACTTGGAGCTCAAGAAAGAGAACTGGATCACCTCAGACTCAGAAT TTGTAGTGCTAGAGCTATGA
- the LOC126586250 gene encoding uncharacterized protein LOC126586250 isoform X2 produces MAGVKRRLDTDSDIRALNKELDAVSCPICMDHPHNAVLLLCSSHDKGCRSYICDTSYRHSNCLDRFKKLRENTRNSPTLPSPLPINRYGPSITSDLNIPLRIDSNEANESHNLIESNSVLSVNLPGLRQQNVIQDLNRPFEAQPEGFMEVVDSESFQERAEHDDLDGEISPESQLSLKCPMCRGAILGWEVVEDARKYLNLKKRSCSRESCSFSGNYQELRRHARRVHPTTRPSDIDPSRERAWRHLEHQREFGDVASAIHSAMPGAVVVGDYVIENGDRLAGGGESGVVEANGPWWTTLFLFQMIGSADRAGEPRARSRAWTRHRRSAGALNERRFLWGENLLGLQDDDDDDDDEDNDDDNMPMINHRDLSPIPRRRRRLTRLRSDEDRP; encoded by the coding sequence ATGGCTGGTGTGAAACGAAGATTAGATACTGATTCAGATATTCGTGCTCTTAACAAAGAACTGGATGCCGTTTCGTGCCCCATCTGCATGGACCATCCACATAATGCCGTTCTCCTGCTTTGTAGCTCGCATGATAAAGGTTGCAGATCATATATATGTGATACAAGTTACAGGCATTCAAATTGCCTGGACCGTTTTAAAAAGTTGAGGGAAAATACTAGGAACAGTCCAACTCTACCCAGTCCTTTACCTATAAACCGTTATGGTCCTAGCATTACTTCTGATCTGAACATCCCTCTGAGAATAGACTCAAATGAAGCTAATGAAAGTCACAACCTGATTGAAAGCAATTCTGTATTATCTGTTAATTTACCTGGACTGCGACAACAAAATGTTATTCAAGATTTAAATAGGCCTTTTGAAGCACAACCAGAAGGTTTTATGGAAGTGGTTGATTCTGAGTCATTTCAGGAAAGGGCTGAACATGATGATTTGGATGGGGAAATTTCACCGGAGTCACAATTGAGCTTGAAATGCCCTATGTGCCGTGGAGCCATTCTTGGATGGGAGGTTGTAGAAGATGCCAGAAAATATCTTAACCTGAAGAAGCGAAGCTGTTCTCGGGAATCATGCTCATTTTCTGGAAACTACCAGGAGTTGCGCCGGCATGCCAGGAGAGTTCACCCAACCACTAGACCCTCTGACATTGACCCGTCTAGAGAACGAGCCTGGCGACACCTTGAGCACCAGAGAGAATTTGGTGATGTTGCAAGTGCTATTCATTCAGCCATGCCAGGTGCTGTTGTGGTTGGGGACTATGTTATTGAAAATGGAGATAGGCTAGCGGGTGGAGGGGAAAGTGGTGTAGTTGAAGCTAATGGACCTTGGTGGACAACTCTGTTTTTGTTTCAGATGATTGGCTCAGCTGACCGTGCTGGGGAACCAAGGGCTCGATCGAGGGCTTGGACAAGACATCGACGGTCAGCAGGTGCTTTAAATGAACGCCGGTTTCTTTGGGGTGAGAATTTGTTAGGTCTTCAGGATGATGACGATGACGACGATGATGAGGACAATGATGATGATAACATGCCTATGATTAATCACAGAGATTTGTCTCCAATCCCCAGAAGGCGTCGGCGTTTAACACGCTTGAGGTCCGATGAGGATCGACCATGA
- the LOC126586250 gene encoding uncharacterized protein LOC126586250 isoform X1, with product MHDGTFVIITSTCLAKSNSVYKMAGVKRRLDTDSDIRALNKELDAVSCPICMDHPHNAVLLLCSSHDKGCRSYICDTSYRHSNCLDRFKKLRENTRNSPTLPSPLPINRYGPSITSDLNIPLRIDSNEANESHNLIESNSVLSVNLPGLRQQNVIQDLNRPFEAQPEGFMEVVDSESFQERAEHDDLDGEISPESQLSLKCPMCRGAILGWEVVEDARKYLNLKKRSCSRESCSFSGNYQELRRHARRVHPTTRPSDIDPSRERAWRHLEHQREFGDVASAIHSAMPGAVVVGDYVIENGDRLAGGGESGVVEANGPWWTTLFLFQMIGSADRAGEPRARSRAWTRHRRSAGALNERRFLWGENLLGLQDDDDDDDDEDNDDDNMPMINHRDLSPIPRRRRRLTRLRSDEDRP from the coding sequence ATGCATGATGGTACTTTTGTCATAATAACTTCAACTTGCTTAGCAAAATCAAACAGTGTATACAAGATGGCTGGTGTGAAACGAAGATTAGATACTGATTCAGATATTCGTGCTCTTAACAAAGAACTGGATGCCGTTTCGTGCCCCATCTGCATGGACCATCCACATAATGCCGTTCTCCTGCTTTGTAGCTCGCATGATAAAGGTTGCAGATCATATATATGTGATACAAGTTACAGGCATTCAAATTGCCTGGACCGTTTTAAAAAGTTGAGGGAAAATACTAGGAACAGTCCAACTCTACCCAGTCCTTTACCTATAAACCGTTATGGTCCTAGCATTACTTCTGATCTGAACATCCCTCTGAGAATAGACTCAAATGAAGCTAATGAAAGTCACAACCTGATTGAAAGCAATTCTGTATTATCTGTTAATTTACCTGGACTGCGACAACAAAATGTTATTCAAGATTTAAATAGGCCTTTTGAAGCACAACCAGAAGGTTTTATGGAAGTGGTTGATTCTGAGTCATTTCAGGAAAGGGCTGAACATGATGATTTGGATGGGGAAATTTCACCGGAGTCACAATTGAGCTTGAAATGCCCTATGTGCCGTGGAGCCATTCTTGGATGGGAGGTTGTAGAAGATGCCAGAAAATATCTTAACCTGAAGAAGCGAAGCTGTTCTCGGGAATCATGCTCATTTTCTGGAAACTACCAGGAGTTGCGCCGGCATGCCAGGAGAGTTCACCCAACCACTAGACCCTCTGACATTGACCCGTCTAGAGAACGAGCCTGGCGACACCTTGAGCACCAGAGAGAATTTGGTGATGTTGCAAGTGCTATTCATTCAGCCATGCCAGGTGCTGTTGTGGTTGGGGACTATGTTATTGAAAATGGAGATAGGCTAGCGGGTGGAGGGGAAAGTGGTGTAGTTGAAGCTAATGGACCTTGGTGGACAACTCTGTTTTTGTTTCAGATGATTGGCTCAGCTGACCGTGCTGGGGAACCAAGGGCTCGATCGAGGGCTTGGACAAGACATCGACGGTCAGCAGGTGCTTTAAATGAACGCCGGTTTCTTTGGGGTGAGAATTTGTTAGGTCTTCAGGATGATGACGATGACGACGATGATGAGGACAATGATGATGATAACATGCCTATGATTAATCACAGAGATTTGTCTCCAATCCCCAGAAGGCGTCGGCGTTTAACACGCTTGAGGTCCGATGAGGATCGACCATGA